TAGTTGGTGACGTGTTTGttgccaaacaaaaaaaaaattaactaaagaagaagaggaagcataatgactgatagtgtcatggaagcacctgctgcaggctctgccgccaacgtaacagacgatgatcaccccggcgacagtggtgatgaagataacgttacacacctttggccatgaAGGTTTTGAGTATATTTAATATAAGAAAATTACTTCTGATACTTAAGTACCATAaacatcagatactttaagacttgtactcaagtaatattctaaaaagtgactttaacttctgccaaagttattttctggtaagatatttctacttttactccaGTATTGCTtttaagtactttatacaagactgggtGTTTGTTATCTTCATAGAGGTCTGGTGTTTCGGAACAGAATGAAGCAAGGAATCAAGTTAGAAATCACTAAAAcacatacatttcatttgttttcatcAGGTTAACTCACTTGAAAACAGGTAACGTTCCATCCACCCATTTCCAGACATTTTCCTCCTCCCTGTCAGTAAGGCCCAGCCAGAAATAGCCCTTCCCTGCAATTTTGTTTCTCACAAATTGCTACGGATAGAAGAGAAaaagatattttattttatttatttattttttattagttcAGAAAAACAAGTCTGAGATTTTAAGATTAAGTTTGTTCCATTCTTTGTAGTCAGTGAATGTAGTAAAAATCAGGGTCTTATTTAACTTACCTGTTCCTCATTGTCGTTAATAATGAGCATTAGAGATGTCATGTTAGTACAAAACTGCTTGGACTCGTCAAAGTTGAGCCTCTGAGGACCAGAGGAGAAGTAATAGCAGCTGTCTCCAAACTTTGTGAACTGAGGTGGGCAACCTGGAATGAATCATTTACAGAATATTACAATAtctatatataataagtaaaatcACATGCATCAGGATTTGTAAAATGTACTTAGAATGGGCCATAAATCTATTTTCTACCCTGATGTAATCATTTAACTCACCAGGCGCTGAAGTATTGGTGTCAGGAAGCTGGACCTGCTGGGACACGGAGCCTTCTGGTTCCTCTGCTGGTTTGGGGGGTTGAGATGGTTTGGGGGGTTGAGATGGTTTGGGGGGTTGAGGGGGTTTTGGGGGTTGAGGTGGTTTTGGgggttgaggtggtttgggggCTTCAGGGACCTTAGCGGGCTGAGTGGGCTGAGGGGGCTTTGAAAGCGGAGGGGCAGGTGCAGGTATCCCTGGTAGCCCTGCTGGACCGGGAGGGCCGATTGGTCCAACAGGTCCGCGAGGCCCCTCGAGCCCTGCAggtcctgctgctcctctggGCCCCTGTGGGCCTTGTGGTCCTGGCAACCCTGACAGTCCATCTCTACCAGGAATCCCCGGTGCCCCAGGGTCACCTTTTTCACCAGGGTTTCCAGGTCGACCTCCAGACCCTCTTGATCCTTTAGCCCCTGGAAGACCCCGAGCCCCGGCTGCACCCTTTGGACCTGTCGCACCTGGTGGTCCAGCAGCACCTTTCTCTCCTTTAGGTCCCACCAACCCCGGCATCCCTTTGTCTCCCTTATCACCCTTTTGACCTGACTGGCCCACTGGCCCCTGGGGACCCTTGTCACCCCTGGGGCCCCTTGGACCTGGTGGACCTGAAACATAATACCAGCAGATGAGTGTGTTAGAATGTACTGTTGCTGTTGAgatcttaacataaaaaacaaagaaaacattgcATTTATTTCTTGTACTTTGGTATTTTCAGTTACATATAATTTTGCTAATAGTGTACTAGAGACCAGACAGAGGTATAATCCTAGTCATAGTTGAAATTCATATATATGGTTCTTTTGAATTACGTGGCACCAAAATTTAAAGCAGTTTACAAGATGATGTGAGAATctattagtttttttaaatgggtgtACAAAAtgttaatgacattttttttttttttttttttttttttacaaataccTACAATACTATTTAAATCTGCATGCCACAACATTCACATTTGAAGAAGTGTGTtatgttcatgttgtttatgacAGAATTAAAACCAAACCAATAAATTTTTTTCACCATTTCCAGGATACGCACCAAGTAGGTCTTCTATTCTTACCCTGCAGGATGGTGAAGTTGGTGATGAGCTGTGAGTGCTTGCTGTCCACCACCTTCATCTCCTCCATCACCATAGAGAGGTTGCTGACCTCTCTGTCCAACCTGGCTGCCAGCTCATCTTGCTGTGCACGCAGCTCTTTGCTATCTGCACTGGCCTCTGTCACACTGCTATTCAGCCCCAGTAACAGGTCTGAATGTCGCAACACTGTCTCAGCGCAGGACCTCAGGCCATTCAGGTCGGAGCTGATGGCACCGAGGAGCTGCGTGGCGAAGCTCATGTTTCCTGTCACACGGTCCATGTCGTTCTCATGTCTGTCTAACCGTGATTCCATCTCATCAAACTTAGATGATGTGGTGTTATCGTGGTCTCTCTGGTGGTCCATCAGCTCATGCAGGCTCTGGCCATGCTCCTCGTTGAGAGCGGAGGTGTTCTGGATCTGGCTGGCTAGTGTGCTGAGCTGAACCCCCAAGTCATCCAGAGCTTCTCCATTGGAACGGGCTAGGGCTGAGTTATTGGCTGCCAAAACCTGGAGGTTCTGGACCTTTTCCTTCAGCCACTCTGTGTCAGCCCGGGTCTGCCTGGCTGTCTGCTGCAGACCCTGATAGTCATTCTTCAGTTTCTGCACCGCCTGGCCTGCGTCTTCGACCGTCTTCTGCAGCGTGCTGAGCTGATTGCGCTGCTGGGACTGGGTAATGTTTAGTGCACTGATACTAACCTGAGTCTGGC
This Sander lucioperca isolate FBNREF2018 chromosome 9, SLUC_FBN_1.2, whole genome shotgun sequence DNA region includes the following protein-coding sequences:
- the colec12 gene encoding collectin-12 isoform X1, whose protein sequence is MKDDFADEEEVQSFGYKRFGIQEGTECTKCKNDWALRAAIALLYVLCALLTIAVAVLGYKVVERMDSVTEGMQKYGGQINDVETDLKKLDDQAGEKSVNATSDIKTFKSDLEALQKRLNDIALRATRNRDVLDELQITGDDMQNSHVSLQRFMQGNEASLHGVNQTLASYSGMIDNLQTDTAWLQSELQGQVKVQSQTQVSISALNITQSQQRNQLSTLQKTVEDAGQAVQKLKNDYQGLQQTARQTRADTEWLKEKVQNLQVLAANNSALARSNGEALDDLGVQLSTLASQIQNTSALNEEHGQSLHELMDHQRDHDNTTSSKFDEMESRLDRHENDMDRVTGNMSFATQLLGAISSDLNGLRSCAETVLRHSDLLLGLNSSVTEASADSKELRAQQDELAARLDREVSNLSMVMEEMKVVDSKHSQLITNFTILQGPPGPRGPRGDKGPQGPVGQSGQKGDKGDKGMPGLVGPKGEKGAAGPPGATGPKGAAGARGLPGAKGSRGSGGRPGNPGEKGDPGAPGIPGRDGLSGLPGPQGPQGPRGAAGPAGLEGPRGPVGPIGPPGPAGLPGIPAPAPPLSKPPQPTQPAKVPEAPKPPQPPKPPQPPKPPQPPKPSQPPKPSQPPKPAEEPEGSVSQQVQLPDTNTSAPGCPPQFTKFGDSCYYFSSGPQRLNFDESKQFCTNMTSLMLIINDNEEQQFVRNKIAGKGYFWLGLTDREEENVWKWVDGTLPVFKKWKPGQPDNWTHGHEDGEDCAGLIHNANWNDFYCTDRIGFICERASDLKVPVL
- the colec12 gene encoding collectin-12 isoform X2, with translation MKDDFADEEEVQSFGYKRFGIQEGTECTKCKNDWALRAAIALLYVLCALLTIAVAVLGYKVVERMDSVTEGMQKYGGQINDVETDLKKLDDQAGEKSVNATSDIKTFKSDLEALQKRLNDIALRATRNRDVLDELQITGDDMQNSHVSLQRFMQGNEASLHGVNQTLASYSGMIDNLQTDTAWLQSELQGQVKVQSQTQVSISALNITQSQQRNQLSTLQKTVEDAGQAVQKLKNDYQGLQQTARQTRADTEWLKEKVQNLQVLAANNSALARSNGEALDDLGVQLSTLASQIQNTSALNEEHGQSLHELMDHQRDHDNTTSSKFDEMESRLDRHENDMDRVTGNMSFATQLLGAISSDLNGLRSCAETVLRHSDLLLGLNSSVTEASADSKELRAQQDELAARLDREVSNLSMVMEEMKVVDSKHSQLITNFTILQGPPGPRGPRGDKGPQGPVGQSGQKGDKGDKGMPGLVGPKGEKGAAGPPGATGPKGAAGARGLPGAKGSRGSGGRPGNPGEKGDPGAPGIPGRDGLSGLPGPQGPQGPRGAAGPAGLEGPRGPVGPIGPPGPAGLPGIPAPAPPLSKPPQPTQPAKVPEAPKPPQPPKPSQPPKPAEEPEGSVSQQVQLPDTNTSAPGCPPQFTKFGDSCYYFSSGPQRLNFDESKQFCTNMTSLMLIINDNEEQQFVRNKIAGKGYFWLGLTDREEENVWKWVDGTLPVFKKWKPGQPDNWTHGHEDGEDCAGLIHNANWNDFYCTDRIGFICERASDLKVPVL